The Brachyhypopomus gauderio isolate BG-103 chromosome 1, BGAUD_0.2, whole genome shotgun sequence genome includes a window with the following:
- the tmem183a gene encoding transmembrane protein 183A isoform X2 translates to MPKKGNRKRLKFRADDVCSESVTVSDYANADPAIVKSGRVKKAVANAIEKEVKLLRGLEASQGPVQEVLTSAVGVSEDARDGSEGRDSEEGDGERGSRKKKNKRRKENSESTDGQEYPVDIWHVLAAYIRPEDVCTFALICKNAWTVTCTAAFWTRLYKRHYNVEVELPSRLHPDSVSHMRCLRARVIRSLFHFYEPFNLRVSKSPAVPDATPTTLLNSKCLLFWVSKVSGTRPEPMWEFNFKFLKQPVKMKNGRACGLALPRQYKDVHTNPDCDCCLLRVTTLNFIFTSVVMGLTLTLFTINVSTDMRHHRVRLEFQDAPVLRGRKPRGEHGVQVVLDPVHSVHLIDWWHPQFPTSSY, encoded by the exons ATGCCCAAGAAAGGGAACAGAAAACGGCTGAAATTTCGAGCCGATGATGTTTGCTCGGAATCAG TAACAGTGTCTGATTATGCCAACGCGGACCCTGCGATTGTGAAGTCGGGGAGAGTGAAGAAGGCTGTTGCCAATGCCATTGAAAAAGAAG TGAAACTGCTGCGCGGGCTCGAGGCCTCCCAGGGGCCCGTGCAGGAAGTGCTGACGTCAGCGGTGGGCGTGAGCGAGGACGCGCGTGACGGCAGCGAGGGGCGGGACTCGGAGGAGGGAGACGGCGAGAGGGGCTCGCGCAAGAAGAAAAACAAGAGGCGCAAAG aAAACAGTGAGAGCACCGATGGACAGGAGTATCCCGTCGACATATGGCATGTTCTCGCTGCGTACATACGTCCTGAAGATGTGTGCACGTTTGCACTGATCTGCAAGAACGCCTGGACTGTCACGTGCACCGCGGCGTTTTGGACGCGGCTGTATAAGAG ACACTACAATGTTGAAGTTGAGCTCCCTTCCCGCCTTCATCCAGACTCCGTTTCACACATGCGTTGCCTCCGCGCCCGGGTGATCCGTTCCCTCTTTCATTTCTATGAGCCGTTTAACCTGCGCGTGTCCAAGAGCCCCGCCGTCCCTGACGCCACGCCCACCACACTTCTGAATTCCAAG TGTTTGCTGTTTTGGGTCAGTAAAGTATCGGGAACGAGACCAGAGCCCATGTGGGAATTCAACTTCAAGTTTTTGAAGCAG CCCGTGAAGATGAAGAACGGCCGTGCCTGTGGTCTGGCACTGCCTAGGCAGTATAAGGACGTCCACACCAATCCCGATTGCGACTGCTGTCTGCTGCGCGTCACCACGTTGAACTTCATCTTCACTTCTGTCGTCATGGGCCTGACTCTAACCCTG TTCACTATTAACGTGAGCACGGACATGAGGCACCACCGGGTACGCCTGGAGTTCCAGGACGCCCCTGTGCTCCGTGGTAGGAAACCCAGAGGGGAGCATGGCGTCCAGGTTGTGCTGGACCCCGTCCACAGTGTGCACCTCATTGACTGGTGGCACCCTCAGTTTCCCACGTCCTCGTACTAG
- the tmem183a gene encoding transmembrane protein 183A isoform X1 produces the protein MPKKGNRKRLKFRADDVCSESVTVSDYANADPAIVKSGRVKKAVANAIEKEALNIISWVVLSRSVKLLRGLEASQGPVQEVLTSAVGVSEDARDGSEGRDSEEGDGERGSRKKKNKRRKENSESTDGQEYPVDIWHVLAAYIRPEDVCTFALICKNAWTVTCTAAFWTRLYKRHYNVEVELPSRLHPDSVSHMRCLRARVIRSLFHFYEPFNLRVSKSPAVPDATPTTLLNSKCLLFWVSKVSGTRPEPMWEFNFKFLKQPVKMKNGRACGLALPRQYKDVHTNPDCDCCLLRVTTLNFIFTSVVMGLTLTLFTINVSTDMRHHRVRLEFQDAPVLRGRKPRGEHGVQVVLDPVHSVHLIDWWHPQFPTSSY, from the exons ATGCCCAAGAAAGGGAACAGAAAACGGCTGAAATTTCGAGCCGATGATGTTTGCTCGGAATCAG TAACAGTGTCTGATTATGCCAACGCGGACCCTGCGATTGTGAAGTCGGGGAGAGTGAAGAAGGCTGTTGCCAATGCCATTGAAAAAGAAG CGCTAAATATAATATCGTGGGTGGTGTTGTCACGGTCAGTGAAACTGCTGCGCGGGCTCGAGGCCTCCCAGGGGCCCGTGCAGGAAGTGCTGACGTCAGCGGTGGGCGTGAGCGAGGACGCGCGTGACGGCAGCGAGGGGCGGGACTCGGAGGAGGGAGACGGCGAGAGGGGCTCGCGCAAGAAGAAAAACAAGAGGCGCAAAG aAAACAGTGAGAGCACCGATGGACAGGAGTATCCCGTCGACATATGGCATGTTCTCGCTGCGTACATACGTCCTGAAGATGTGTGCACGTTTGCACTGATCTGCAAGAACGCCTGGACTGTCACGTGCACCGCGGCGTTTTGGACGCGGCTGTATAAGAG ACACTACAATGTTGAAGTTGAGCTCCCTTCCCGCCTTCATCCAGACTCCGTTTCACACATGCGTTGCCTCCGCGCCCGGGTGATCCGTTCCCTCTTTCATTTCTATGAGCCGTTTAACCTGCGCGTGTCCAAGAGCCCCGCCGTCCCTGACGCCACGCCCACCACACTTCTGAATTCCAAG TGTTTGCTGTTTTGGGTCAGTAAAGTATCGGGAACGAGACCAGAGCCCATGTGGGAATTCAACTTCAAGTTTTTGAAGCAG CCCGTGAAGATGAAGAACGGCCGTGCCTGTGGTCTGGCACTGCCTAGGCAGTATAAGGACGTCCACACCAATCCCGATTGCGACTGCTGTCTGCTGCGCGTCACCACGTTGAACTTCATCTTCACTTCTGTCGTCATGGGCCTGACTCTAACCCTG TTCACTATTAACGTGAGCACGGACATGAGGCACCACCGGGTACGCCTGGAGTTCCAGGACGCCCCTGTGCTCCGTGGTAGGAAACCCAGAGGGGAGCATGGCGTCCAGGTTGTGCTGGACCCCGTCCACAGTGTGCACCTCATTGACTGGTGGCACCCTCAGTTTCCCACGTCCTCGTACTAG